Proteins found in one Mixophyes fleayi isolate aMixFle1 chromosome 8, aMixFle1.hap1, whole genome shotgun sequence genomic segment:
- the AKR1A1 gene encoding aldo-keto reductase family 1 member A1, producing the protein MATAVLFQTLRTGQKMPQIGLGTWNSAPGQVKDAVKSALGVGYRHIDCASVYGNETEVGEAIKESLCSDQGLKREDIFVTSKLWNNKHDPKDVEGALMNTLKDLSLEYLDLYLMHWPYAFKSGDNIFPQNPDGTIQYGYTDYKDTWKAMEKLVEKGLTKAIGLSNFNKRQIDDILSVASTKPAVLQVECHPYLAQNELIAHCHAHGLVVTGYSPLGSPDRSWRKPEDPVLLEEPSILEMAKKYSKSEAQILLRWQVQRNVVVIPKSVTPSRILQNLQVFDFILTEEEMKEIGALNKNWRYIIPIITVNGKSVPRDGGHPMYPFNDPY; encoded by the exons ATGGCAACCGCTGTTCTGTTCCAGACCTTGCGCACCGGCCAGAAGATGCCGCAGATCGGGCTTGGCACCTGGAATAGTGCACCCGGCCAG GTGAAAGATGCAGTGAAATCCGCCCTCGGCGTTGGGTATCGTCACATAGACTGCGCCTCGGTGTATGGAAATGAAACTGAAGTGGGAGAAGCCATCAAAGAGAGTCTCTGCTCTGATCAG GGTTTGAAAAGAGAAGATATATTTGTCACCTCTAAACTGTGGAACAACAAACACGACCCGAAGGATGTGGAAGGCGCCTTAATGAATACTCTGAAAGATCTCAGTCTGGAATATCTGGATCTGTATCTCATGCACTGGCCGTATGCGTTCAA GAGTGGGGACAACATCTTCCCGCAAAACCCAGACGGGACCATTCAGTACGGCTACACGGATTACAAGGACACGTGGAAAGCCATGGAGAAGCTGGTAGAGAAGGGGTTAACAAAGGCCATTGGTCTGTCCAACTTTAACAAGAGGCAAATTGATGATATCCTCAGCGTCGCCTCCACTAAGCCGGCAGTGCTCCAG GTGGAGTGCCACCCATACCTGGCTCAGAACGAGCTCATCGCTCACTGCCATGCCCACGGACTCGTCGTTACTGGCTACAGCCCACTGGGCTCTCCGGACCGGAGCTGGAGAAAACCAGAGGACCCCGTTCTGCTGGAGGAACCGTCCATTCTGGAGATGGCCAAGAAATACAGCAAATCTGAGGCCCAGATCCTTCTCAG GTGGCAGGTGCAGAGGAACGTCGTCGTTATCCCAAAAAGTGTCACCCCGTCTCGGATCCTGCAGAATCTCCAG GTGTTTGATTTCATTCTGACAGAAGAAGAAATGAAAGAAATTGGAGCCCTCAACAAGAACTGGAGATATATTATTCCAATAATTACG GTTAATGGAAAGTCTGTTCCAAGGGATGGTGGACACCCCATGTATCCATTTAACGATCCGTACTAA